A window of the Methyloprofundus sp. genome harbors these coding sequences:
- a CDS encoding antitoxin (type II toxin-antitoxin system antitoxin): MITLEPQLEQQLKSLASKEGVSISELIQNLFLDYQLRQDALNRADRSYADYKKTGESISLDQLIKNNELDS, translated from the coding sequence ATGATTACTCTAGAACCACAACTTGAACAGCAATTAAAGAGTCTTGCCTCTAAAGAGGGGGTGAGTATCTCTGAGCTAATACAAAATCTATTTCTTGATTACCAGCTTAGGCAAGATGCACTTAATCGAGCCGATAGGTCTTATGCCGATTATAAAAAAACGGGCGAGTCTATTTCTTTAGATCAGTTGATAAAAAATAATGAATTGGATAGTTAA
- a CDS encoding mRNA interferase RelE/StbE (type II toxin-antitoxin system toxin): MNWIVKFTKQAEKQFNKLDRPIQQRIANFLNHRLKSLDNPKQIGKALQGNLADYWSYRVGDYRLLVAFEDEYLIIVVAELAHRRHVYK, encoded by the coding sequence ATGAATTGGATAGTTAAATTTACTAAGCAGGCAGAAAAACAGTTTAATAAATTAGATCGTCCAATACAGCAACGTATTGCAAATTTTTTAAATCACCGCCTTAAATCATTAGATAACCCTAAACAAATAGGTAAGGCATTACAGGGAAACCTAGCAGATTATTGGTCTTATCGAGTTGGTGACTATAGATTACTGGTTGCTTTTGAAGATGAGTACTTAATTATTGTTGTTGCAGAACTTGCTCACAGACGGCATGTTTATAAATAG
- a CDS encoding CRISPR-associated endonuclease Csy4, translating to MQLEQLDIAKWLNRLTDYTHATSIKSVPPLVNKYACFKRKSVKSELRKSERLANHLNKSVDEILEFRKNSGLERKCKLPFIHMESQKQTDTGKKNKFRLFIAQELFDSPVDEVFDCYGLSKAATVPCF from the coding sequence GTGCAATTAGAGCAACTTGATATTGCTAAGTGGTTAAACCGTTTAACAGATTATACACATGCGACTTCAATTAAAAGTGTACCGCCATTAGTTAATAAATATGCTTGTTTTAAACGAAAATCTGTTAAATCTGAGCTGAGAAAATCAGAGCGTTTAGCGAATCATTTAAATAAGTCTGTTGATGAAATATTGGAATTCAGAAAGAACAGTGGTTTAGAGAGGAAATGCAAACTACCTTTTATTCATATGGAAAGCCAGAAACAAACAGATACAGGCAAAAAAAATAAATTTCGTTTATTTATTGCACAAGAGCTTTTTGACTCTCCTGTTGATGAGGTGTTCGATTGCTATGGGCTTAGTAAAGCCGCCACAGTTCCTTGTTTTTAA
- a CDS encoding transposase, IS3 family — protein MTLLADRQHYEELINEAILAGARKHKACEIIGLSVRTLQRWQSEGEISADKRPMAKRPEPTNKLTAEERQLIIETCNLEEFSSLPPSQIVPILADRGEYIASESSFYRVLKEEGMLHHRGKAKVRNGHNKPTSYTAKKANEVWSWDISYLPTTVIGQHYYLYMIEDIYSRKVVGWEVHANETGEQAAELLERSIWSEKCRKQDLVLHSDNGAPMKSLTMQAKMHDLGVISSRSRPRVSNDNPYSESLFRTVKYCPRWPSEGFDSLEGARQWVQGFVYWYNNEHRHSRIKFVTPNQRHEGLDAEILKKREVLYQQKRNEHPERWSGGIRNWEPEGAVELNPEQNKEAA, from the coding sequence TTGACCTTACTCGCTGATAGGCAGCACTATGAAGAATTGATTAATGAAGCCATTTTGGCAGGCGCAAGAAAACATAAGGCTTGCGAGATCATAGGGCTATCAGTGCGGACGTTGCAGCGATGGCAATCCGAAGGTGAAATATCGGCAGATAAACGCCCGATGGCGAAGCGCCCGGAGCCCACCAACAAGCTAACCGCAGAGGAAAGGCAATTGATCATTGAAACCTGTAACTTGGAAGAGTTTTCTTCATTGCCGCCCAGTCAAATCGTACCGATATTGGCCGACAGAGGAGAATACATTGCTTCCGAATCAAGCTTTTACCGTGTATTAAAGGAAGAAGGCATGTTGCATCACAGAGGAAAGGCAAAGGTCAGAAATGGCCATAATAAACCGACAAGTTACACGGCCAAGAAAGCTAATGAAGTATGGAGCTGGGATATTAGTTATTTACCCACCACCGTCATAGGTCAGCATTATTACCTCTATATGATAGAAGACATATACAGTCGAAAAGTGGTTGGCTGGGAAGTGCATGCCAATGAAACGGGAGAACAGGCGGCAGAGTTGCTGGAGCGTAGCATTTGGTCAGAAAAATGCAGAAAACAGGATCTGGTTTTACACTCGGATAATGGTGCACCAATGAAGAGCCTTACCATGCAAGCAAAAATGCATGATTTGGGTGTCATTAGTTCCCGTAGTCGACCACGGGTCAGTAATGACAACCCGTATTCCGAATCATTATTTAGAACGGTAAAATATTGCCCGCGGTGGCCATCTGAAGGGTTTGATTCTTTAGAGGGCGCAAGACAATGGGTACAAGGTTTTGTGTATTGGTACAACAATGAGCATCGCCATAGTCGAATCAAATTTGTTACACCCAACCAAAGACATGAAGGGCTTGATGCTGAGATATTGAAGAAGCGAGAAGTGCTGTATCAACAAAAAAGAAATGAGCATCCAGAACGATGGTCTGGAGGTATAAGAAACTGGGAGCCGGAAGGTGCTGTGGAGCTAAATCCAGAGCAAAATAAAGAGGCTGCTTAA
- a CDS encoding transposase, IS3 family, translating into MGTQHYSKQFKEAIIKKLNQSELSLRQFAKQESMNPSTLYKWKEEFKISGLSVSKEIPPEQWSAEEKFAVVLEIATLSEIEVSEYCRSKGLYPEQINTWKQACIAGNVRQAGNKKALQAATKSDKKRIKELEKELNRKEKALAETAALLVLRKKFNAYWGEDEDN; encoded by the coding sequence ATGGGAACTCAACATTATTCAAAGCAGTTTAAAGAAGCGATCATTAAAAAGCTGAATCAAAGTGAACTATCTCTCAGGCAGTTTGCCAAACAAGAAAGCATGAATCCTTCTACGCTTTATAAATGGAAAGAAGAATTTAAAATATCAGGATTGTCCGTGTCAAAAGAAATTCCCCCTGAACAATGGTCAGCGGAAGAAAAATTTGCAGTCGTTTTAGAAATAGCGACCTTATCTGAAATTGAAGTAAGCGAATATTGTCGAAGCAAAGGTTTGTATCCAGAGCAGATAAATACTTGGAAGCAAGCGTGCATAGCAGGTAATGTACGCCAGGCAGGTAACAAGAAGGCCCTGCAGGCAGCCACTAAATCCGATAAAAAACGGATAAAAGAGTTAGAAAAAGAGCTCAACAGAAAAGAAAAAGCCTTGGCAGAAACGGCAGCCTTACTGGTGCTTAGAAAAAAGTTCAATGCCTATTGGGGAGAAGACGAGGACAATTGA
- a CDS encoding CRISPR-associated protein Csy2 has translation MKKILLIPWIKIHNANALSSPYTIGFPAMTAWLGAVHALQRKLNAKHEDFEDLKFDSVAVISHEFNLHTYKGSGDFNHSIISTSNPLKRDGKRPSTIEEARCHLTVSLLIEYSGIDQDEAEDMLEALPPLLFCIKMASGDILDFDLKRLDLIKIVDQADTKKLMAKLMPGFCLIDRSDLAQQAMETGLDGLDAILEYLKINSHCEKVTSNEADKIIWTQSRRERGWIVPIAIGFQGLTDLEASLNQRDETTRHRFAESVVSLGEFIMPSRIDDIDHMLWHYASLENELYLCKQNQNFNHPQEQ, from the coding sequence ATGAAGAAAATACTCCTTATTCCATGGATTAAAATTCACAATGCCAATGCCTTATCCAGCCCCTATACCATTGGCTTTCCTGCGATGACTGCTTGGTTAGGTGCTGTTCATGCCTTACAACGCAAACTCAATGCAAAACATGAAGACTTTGAAGATTTAAAATTTGACAGTGTTGCCGTTATCAGCCATGAGTTTAATTTGCATACTTATAAAGGCAGTGGTGACTTTAATCACTCCATTATTTCCACCAGCAACCCACTTAAAAGGGATGGAAAACGCCCCTCAACGATTGAAGAAGCACGTTGTCATTTAACCGTTTCTTTGCTAATAGAATATTCTGGTATAGATCAAGACGAAGCAGAAGATATGTTAGAGGCATTGCCGCCCTTATTATTCTGTATAAAAATGGCATCTGGTGACATATTAGATTTTGATTTAAAACGACTAGATTTAATTAAAATAGTCGATCAAGCAGACACAAAAAAATTAATGGCTAAATTAATGCCAGGTTTTTGCTTGATTGACCGCAGTGATTTAGCGCAGCAAGCCATGGAAACTGGCTTAGATGGTCTGGATGCCATCCTTGAATACTTAAAAATAAATTCACATTGTGAAAAAGTTACAAGTAACGAAGCAGACAAAATAATCTGGACACAATCGCGTCGAGAAAGAGGTTGGATAGTACCTATTGCTATCGGTTTTCAGGGGCTGACTGACTTAGAGGCTAGCTTAAATCAACGGGATGAAACAACCCGGCATCGGTTTGCAGAAAGTGTTGTCAGCCTAGGTGAATTTATCATGCCATCACGTATAGATGATATTGACCATATGTTATGGCATTACGCAAGTTTAGAAAACGAGCTTTATTTATGTAAACAAAATCAAAACTTTAATCACCCACAGGAACAATAA
- a CDS encoding CRISPR-associated protein Csy1, translating to MMTSVVQEFLTAQKNEWLNKEIKAAMSDKKKDNLKLKAGEYFSTRILEETIRNVSANKKIANLNFTSHIPKFSNPSIKLNGLIADAKKNTDGLLRTGNVARAGLDIFSNSGAIDHTKELIYVYEFLNSYMPDGDMIIEHLQRHDEVAREAISNVFATIHITGNEFEQIRSQLLLMLNKEEAPKTSEAIKQVYFPVDDHYHLLSVLYPSPLMSELRKRITAMQFSESAKLARKDKKENKYNQEDIADIYNLTKIGFGGANKQNISVLNNKHGGDFYLLSSVPPTLTNRFIQPPKRNFFSDTLYLKLFQDDFKKLHRLFSDKDTMHIKNQRRYWIKHILYQVIEKIWQVRNIEEGWSKSDTYSKLKSYQKIWLDQAFHDKRTQLDFDLIRKDLSRWLVVAYNENKNQHTIQLGDDHKPYIESIIDEMQEALQ from the coding sequence ATGATGACCTCAGTAGTACAAGAATTTTTAACTGCACAAAAAAATGAGTGGCTTAATAAAGAAATAAAGGCTGCAATGTCAGATAAGAAAAAGGACAACTTAAAGCTAAAAGCAGGAGAGTATTTTTCTACCAGAATCCTAGAAGAAACCATAAGAAACGTATCTGCCAATAAAAAAATTGCTAACTTAAATTTTACCAGCCATATTCCAAAGTTTAGCAACCCAAGTATTAAGTTGAATGGCTTGATTGCTGATGCAAAGAAAAATACAGACGGACTATTAAGAACAGGCAATGTAGCTAGAGCTGGATTGGATATTTTTAGTAATTCAGGCGCGATTGATCATACGAAAGAATTAATCTATGTGTATGAGTTCTTAAATTCTTATATGCCTGATGGAGACATGATAATAGAACACTTGCAGCGACATGATGAAGTAGCAAGGGAAGCGATTAGCAATGTATTTGCTACTATTCATATTACTGGCAATGAATTTGAACAAATACGCTCTCAACTATTATTGATGTTGAATAAAGAAGAGGCACCCAAAACAAGTGAAGCCATTAAGCAAGTTTACTTTCCAGTAGACGATCATTACCACTTATTGTCCGTCCTTTACCCATCCCCCTTGATGAGTGAATTAAGAAAGCGTATTACAGCCATGCAATTTAGTGAAAGTGCCAAACTTGCTAGAAAAGATAAAAAGGAGAATAAATATAATCAAGAAGATATTGCAGATATTTATAACTTAACAAAAATTGGTTTTGGTGGTGCAAACAAACAAAATATTAGCGTTTTAAACAATAAGCATGGAGGTGATTTTTATTTACTCTCCTCAGTGCCACCGACATTAACAAACCGCTTTATTCAACCGCCTAAACGCAATTTCTTTTCTGACACCTTATACCTTAAGCTTTTTCAAGACGACTTTAAAAAATTACATCGGTTATTTTCTGATAAAGATACTATGCACATTAAAAACCAACGCAGGTATTGGATTAAGCACATCTTGTATCAAGTTATTGAGAAAATATGGCAGGTTCGCAATATTGAGGAAGGCTGGTCTAAATCAGATACTTACAGTAAATTAAAATCGTATCAAAAAATATGGTTAGATCAAGCATTTCACGATAAACGAACTCAACTTGATTTTGATTTAATCAGAAAAGATTTATCACGCTGGCTAGTGGTGGCTTATAACGAAAATAAAAACCAACATACCATACAATTAGGCGATGACCACAAACCTTATATAGAAAGTATTATTGATGAAATGCAGGAGGCATTGCAATGA
- a CDS encoding CRISPR-associated endonuclease/helicase Cas3: MMVTFVSQCEHKALNRTRRVLDAFANRIGSRTWQTVITEEGLQAVKKLLRQTATKNTAVSCHWVRSRSRSELVWLVGNRDKFNTEGYVPVNWTRKNILNTQWENDWHYLPLIKSLTAIAALFHDWGKSSDFFQARLIGKEKLPKGDPLRHEWISVLFLNAFVNNETDEQWLERLINSKFDVDVLTENVAKNINNPKNKPIKKLPTAASIVAWLIISHHRLPLNDDKGGWIGDDSGSLQKSLQRITQKWGYENKFNEAEFNKHLKACFMYSAGLPSQSKQWLKETRKYAKKLKDALPLLLAAQDNHFLRAILSHARLSMMLADHYYSSLDCDDKNRLKNRELKLYANTYTDSISKKNKLKQTLDEHLVGVMKQSVHNVHCLPMFETNADELPRAFDIKKLKQASPDGFQWQDKSVRKIKKWREDQEKIEVNNFGFFAVNMASTGTGKTFANAKIMRALSPQMDSLRYVLALGLRTLTLQTGKEYRTRIGLEKNELAVLIGSRAVLNLYDKNQQETQQEVSLSGSESEEILLDNTLYFDTKIPEGSLKTVLKTEKDRKFLYAPVLSCTIDHLMGATETKRGGQYILPTLRLMSSDLVIDEIDDFDGTDLIAIGRLIHLAGMLGRKVMISSATIPPDLAQGYFNAYQSGWTIFAKMREKNPNVGCAWTDENDSTVISCCNAENYQQQHTQFIEKRLNALQKEQPKRKANIVPCQTDDFENSEAYFQSVILKAVIEKHTNHYIVDSNTDKKISFGVVRMANIKPCIHFTQYLLNVDLSKFSEDLEIRVMAYHSAQLLIMRNEQEKHLDNILQRSGGEQDIFNNVIIKAHLSKLTTKHVIFIVVATPVEEVGRDHDFDWAVVEPSSYRSFIQLAGRVLRHRNKEIKQANIALLQHNLRSIQNKEVAFCYPGYESANNKLTTHNLNELVDVDKLAERLDSQPRISRPRTLQAKTDLVDLEHSCIEKLLNTPTQVGPETMQGWLSDYWWLTALPQHYVRFRDSSPQDIRYLVPDRDFDGAWKFAEKDKQGKVIPNESGIKRYELSDQEQQRLWLLRDYEQLLLALEEGEDLQKLALMYGEISLPTYGKNKNDLEFSYSNQLGLSRK; this comes from the coding sequence ATGATGGTCACCTTTGTATCTCAATGTGAACACAAAGCCTTAAATAGAACTCGGCGGGTATTAGATGCTTTTGCCAATCGTATTGGTAGTCGTACTTGGCAGACTGTGATTACTGAGGAAGGTTTGCAAGCAGTGAAGAAACTACTCAGGCAAACAGCTACTAAAAATACGGCGGTATCCTGTCATTGGGTTCGATCACGGAGTCGAAGTGAGTTGGTTTGGCTGGTCGGAAATCGGGATAAATTTAATACGGAAGGTTATGTACCTGTCAATTGGACACGGAAAAATATTCTCAATACACAGTGGGAAAATGATTGGCATTATTTACCGTTGATTAAAAGTTTAACAGCAATAGCTGCTCTATTTCATGATTGGGGTAAATCCTCTGATTTTTTTCAAGCTAGGCTTATCGGTAAAGAAAAACTTCCTAAAGGCGACCCACTGAGACATGAATGGATTTCAGTATTATTTTTAAATGCCTTTGTTAATAATGAAACGGATGAACAGTGGCTAGAACGGTTAATAAATAGCAAATTTGATGTTGATGTCTTAACTGAAAACGTAGCAAAAAACATTAATAACCCCAAAAACAAACCCATAAAAAAACTTCCCACAGCAGCAAGTATTGTTGCTTGGCTGATTATTTCTCACCATCGTTTACCTTTGAATGATGATAAGGGTGGCTGGATAGGAGACGATTCAGGTAGCTTACAAAAGAGCCTACAAAGAATTACCCAAAAATGGGGCTATGAAAATAAATTTAATGAAGCAGAGTTTAATAAGCATTTAAAAGCTTGTTTTATGTATTCAGCAGGCTTGCCTAGCCAATCTAAACAATGGTTAAAAGAAACCAGAAAATACGCAAAAAAATTAAAAGACGCTTTGCCGTTGTTATTAGCAGCCCAAGACAATCATTTTTTAAGAGCCATTTTAAGTCATGCGCGGCTATCCATGATGTTAGCAGATCATTATTATTCCTCATTGGATTGTGATGATAAAAATCGTCTAAAAAACAGGGAATTGAAACTCTATGCCAATACTTATACTGACTCAATCAGTAAAAAAAATAAGCTTAAACAGACACTGGATGAACACTTAGTTGGTGTCATGAAGCAATCTGTACACAATGTACATTGTCTACCTATGTTTGAGACGAATGCAGATGAATTGCCACGAGCTTTTGATATAAAGAAGTTAAAGCAGGCAAGCCCAGATGGCTTTCAATGGCAAGATAAATCTGTACGTAAAATAAAAAAATGGCGCGAAGACCAGGAAAAAATAGAGGTCAATAATTTTGGTTTTTTTGCTGTCAATATGGCCTCCACAGGAACAGGAAAAACCTTTGCAAACGCAAAAATCATGCGTGCATTATCTCCCCAAATGGATAGTCTGCGCTATGTTCTAGCATTAGGACTTAGAACCTTGACATTACAAACAGGCAAGGAATATCGCACTCGCATTGGTTTAGAAAAAAATGAGCTGGCTGTATTGATTGGTTCGCGAGCAGTTTTAAATTTGTACGATAAAAACCAACAAGAAACACAGCAAGAAGTTTCTTTATCAGGGTCTGAATCAGAAGAAATATTATTAGATAATACCCTATATTTTGATACAAAAATTCCTGAAGGCTCTTTAAAAACAGTCTTGAAAACCGAGAAAGATAGAAAGTTTTTGTACGCACCCGTTTTGAGTTGTACGATTGATCATTTAATGGGTGCAACAGAAACCAAAAGAGGAGGACAGTATATCTTACCTACGCTACGCTTAATGTCATCGGATTTAGTGATTGATGAAATTGATGATTTCGATGGCACTGATTTAATTGCGATTGGTAGATTGATTCACTTAGCGGGTATGTTAGGAAGAAAGGTGATGATTTCATCAGCAACTATTCCACCTGATTTAGCACAAGGGTATTTTAATGCATATCAATCAGGCTGGACGATATTTGCCAAAATGCGTGAGAAGAACCCCAATGTAGGCTGTGCATGGACTGATGAAAATGACTCTACAGTCATCAGTTGTTGCAATGCAGAGAACTATCAACAGCAACACACTCAGTTCATAGAAAAACGCCTCAATGCATTACAAAAGGAACAACCTAAACGTAAAGCCAATATAGTGCCTTGTCAAACAGATGACTTTGAAAATAGTGAAGCCTATTTTCAGAGCGTTATTTTAAAGGCTGTTATAGAAAAACACACAAATCATTATATTGTTGATAGCAATACTGATAAAAAAATAAGTTTTGGTGTGGTGCGAATGGCGAATATCAAGCCTTGTATTCACTTTACACAATACTTGTTGAATGTCGATTTATCTAAATTTTCCGAAGACCTAGAAATTCGTGTGATGGCTTATCATTCTGCACAATTATTAATTATGCGAAATGAACAAGAAAAACATTTAGATAATATTTTGCAGCGTAGCGGGGGCGAGCAGGATATTTTTAATAACGTGATTATTAAAGCGCATTTAAGTAAATTGACGACTAAACATGTCATTTTTATTGTGGTTGCCACGCCAGTAGAAGAAGTGGGGCGTGACCATGATTTTGACTGGGCGGTTGTTGAACCTTCATCCTATCGCTCCTTTATTCAGTTAGCCGGTCGCGTGTTAAGACATCGGAATAAAGAGATCAAACAAGCTAATATTGCTTTGTTACAGCATAACTTAAGAAGCATACAAAATAAGGAAGTTGCTTTTTGTTATCCAGGTTATGAAAGTGCAAACAATAAGCTCACAACGCACAATCTTAATGAACTTGTTGATGTTGACAAACTAGCAGAAAGGCTGGATTCACAGCCGCGAATTAGTCGACCTAGGACATTGCAAGCCAAAACTGACTTGGTCGATTTAGAGCATTCTTGTATAGAAAAATTATTAAATACCCCCACTCAAGTAGGCCCAGAAACTATGCAAGGTTGGTTGTCAGATTATTGGTGGTTAACTGCACTACCGCAACATTATGTTAGATTCCGTGATAGCAGCCCACAAGACATTAGATACTTAGTGCCAGATAGGGATTTTGATGGCGCATGGAAATTTGCTGAAAAAGATAAACAAGGTAAGGTAATTCCAAATGAATCTGGTATTAAACGCTATGAATTATCAGACCAAGAACAGCAACGCTTATGGTTATTGCGTGATTACGAGCAATTATTATTAGCCTTAGAGGAAGGAGAGGATTTGCAGAAGCTAGCCTTAATGTATGGAGAAATAAGTTTACCAACCTATGGAAAAAACAAAAACGACTTAGAATTTTCCTACTCAAACCAGTTAGGTTTGAGTAGGAAATAA
- a CDS encoding antitoxin (type II toxin-antitoxin system antitoxin) produces the protein MRTTLNIDDDLYAKAVELTGVHEKTALLREGLKALIERESAQRLALLGGSEPDLELVPRRQVGLLK, from the coding sequence ATGCGTACAACTTTAAATATTGATGATGATTTATATGCTAAGGCCGTTGAGTTAACGGGAGTCCATGAGAAGACGGCATTATTACGAGAAGGTTTAAAAGCTTTAATTGAGCGGGAAAGCGCGCAAAGACTGGCGTTACTGGGTGGTTCTGAGCCTGATCTTGAACTGGTTCCACGTCGGCAAGTTGGTTTGCTTAAGTGA
- a CDS encoding toxin (type II toxin-antitoxin system toxin), which yields MANILVDTSVWVDHLRTNDEQLVNLLKHNQVLMHPMIRGELACGCLHNREQLLSLLKSLPQITEATHDEALYCLEHNKLMGKGIGFVDLHLLASTFLQKNALLWTRDRRLHKLALSLNVGWESCH from the coding sequence ATGGCTAACATATTGGTTGATACCTCGGTTTGGGTTGATCATCTGCGTACTAATGATGAGCAGTTGGTCAACTTGCTTAAACATAACCAAGTGTTGATGCACCCTATGATTCGGGGGGAGCTGGCTTGTGGCTGTTTGCATAATAGGGAGCAACTATTGAGCTTATTAAAAAGCTTGCCGCAGATAACTGAAGCAACACATGATGAAGCTTTGTACTGTTTAGAGCATAATAAATTAATGGGCAAAGGGATTGGGTTTGTTGATTTACACCTTTTAGCGTCTACTTTTTTACAGAAAAATGCGCTGCTTTGGACGCGGGACCGTCGTTTACATAAACTAGCCCTATCTTTAAATGTGGGTTGGGAGTCTTGCCACTGA
- a CDS encoding CRISP-associated protein Cas1 → MEQLTDLKAILHSKRANIFYLDKCRVMQKDGRVLYLTEADTEKQYWNIPIANTTVILLGTGTSITQAAVRMLASAGVLIGFSGGGGTPLIAANEIEWLSPQSEYRPTEYVQGWMSFWFEPEKRLQVAKQFQQQRIHYMQKVWGKDRDLKNEGFSIDDADIQQALSNFSAKIEPCPDVTKLLLIEAQFTKTLYRIAANHTKQKNFVRQHDSIDDANAFLNHGNYLAYGLAATTLWVLGIPHGFAVMHGKTRRGALVFDVADLIKDTLILPWAFICAKEQATEQEFRQQCLQNFTQHKALDFMFDTVKEAALKGAA, encoded by the coding sequence ATGGAACAGCTCACCGACTTAAAAGCAATCCTCCACTCCAAGCGAGCTAATATTTTTTATTTAGATAAATGCCGAGTCATGCAAAAAGATGGCCGGGTGCTCTATTTAACCGAGGCAGATACCGAAAAACAATATTGGAATATCCCGATAGCCAATACCACCGTTATTCTCTTAGGAACAGGCACATCGATTACCCAAGCGGCTGTGAGAATGCTCGCTTCGGCTGGCGTATTGATCGGCTTTAGTGGCGGTGGCGGCACACCCTTAATTGCTGCCAATGAAATAGAATGGCTATCACCGCAAAGCGAATACCGCCCCACAGAATATGTACAAGGCTGGATGAGCTTCTGGTTTGAGCCAGAAAAGCGCCTACAAGTCGCCAAGCAATTTCAACAACAACGCATTCACTATATGCAAAAAGTCTGGGGCAAAGATCGGGATTTGAAAAATGAAGGCTTCAGTATCGATGATGCCGATATTCAACAAGCTCTCAGCAATTTTTCTGCCAAAATAGAGCCCTGCCCTGATGTCACCAAGCTACTATTAATCGAAGCGCAATTCACCAAAACCCTGTATCGCATTGCAGCCAACCATACCAAACAGAAAAACTTTGTACGCCAACATGACAGTATTGATGATGCCAATGCATTTTTAAATCATGGTAATTATTTAGCCTATGGACTAGCAGCAACCACGTTATGGGTATTAGGTATACCACATGGCTTTGCCGTTATGCATGGCAAAACTCGGCGTGGTGCGCTGGTGTTTGATGTAGCAGATTTAATCAAAGATACGTTGATACTACCTTGGGCATTTATCTGCGCCAAAGAACAAGCCACTGAACAAGAGTTCCGACAACAGTGTTTGCAGAATTTTACCCAGCATAAAGCTTTGGATTTTATGTTTGATACAGTGAAGGAAGCCGCCTTAAAAGGTGCAGCATGA